A window of the Labeo rohita strain BAU-BD-2019 chromosome 1, IGBB_LRoh.1.0, whole genome shotgun sequence genome harbors these coding sequences:
- the LOC127161035 gene encoding microfibril-associated glycoprotein 4-like translates to MAMMAFLVVLLPVLLVSGCTQDKDMLVDCSDVYKSGQTVSGIYSIYPAGDFPVWVYCQMISDGKEEGKGGWTVIQRRMDGSVNFYRPWNQYKRGFGNVEGEYWLGLENMYELTRNRNYMLRVDLEDFEGRKGFALYSSFSVDCETDGYKLHISGFKDGGAGDSLFVHNGHKFSTFDKDQDSHNGLNCAKRHVGAFWYQNCVYTNPNGLYLWGEVPIMDCTGNFWFTWKNNDIAGFKSISMKIRRVS, encoded by the exons ATGGCA ATGATGGCATTTTTGGTGGTTCTTCTCCCGGTTTTACTGGTGAGCGGATGCACTCAGGATAAAGACATGCTGGTTGACTGCTCTGACGTCTATAAATCAGGACAAACAGTCAGTGGGATTTACTCCATCTATCCAGCAGGTGATTTTCCTGTCTGGGTTTACTGTCAGATGATCTCAGATGGGAAAGAGGAAGGCAAAGGAGGATGGACG GTGATTCAGAGGAGAATGGATGGCAGTGTGAATTTCTATCGGCCGTGGAATCAGTACAAGAGAGGATTTGGGAATGTGGAGGGTGAATACTGGCTGG ggCTGGAGAACATGTATGAGCTGACACGCAACAGGAACTACATGCTGAGAGTGGATCTGGAGGACTTTGAAGGAAGGAAAGGTTTTGCTCTGTACTCGTCCTTCTCTGTGGATTGTGAAACTGATGGGTATAAACTGCATATTTCAGGGTTCAAGGATGGAGGAGCAG GCGACTCTTTATTTGTTCATAATGGACACAAGTTCTCCACCTTTGACAAAGATCAAGACTCCCATAATGGTCTTAACTGTGCCAAAAGGCATGTCGGGGCATTTTGGTACCAAAACTGTGTCTATACAAATCCAAATGGTTTGTATTTGTGGGGTGAAGTTCCCATCATGGATTGCACTGGAAATTTTTGGTTCACCTGGAAGAACAATGATATTGCTGGATTCAAATCCATCAGCATGAAGATCAGGCGTGTGTCTTAG
- the LOC127155381 gene encoding zinc finger protein 501, with translation MLSMKAQVDVICCKSVGTDLSMLDIEDFITEICQLKKEVASLEAKLRERGDKLNREVSARVTDGTEAQDSVWSVRDQRSRDTQDSELSLTLLCFTDAQDHESTDQTIDCNAGEQQMLQTPLKMCSVKLVDCRNLIEETTAEEQQQTDEEDDYNGNDDDDDEDFIPPDVNGGLCSDGDEEKASILKEQLEAKSFSCTTCGKTLSSQGHLARHERKHTEQKVFTCKRCDISFPAAEERRLHSKEHSMKKEFHCEQCGKVFFTTSFNMKAHIKRHDEKSFHCSECDKYFSTKGNLTVHKRIHTGEKPYKCPHCERRFMYGSHLKIHVRLHTNERPYQCSECGKGFRQLFSLKSHQKMHSGEKPYQCKYCDRRFGHKSYLNCHERTHTGEKPYLCSYCGKSFSSPAHFGFHKRIHTGEKPYHCSVCGKSFRKVDTLQKHKRIHTGERPFKCSQCDKTFARSDVLKVHQRVHTGEKPYSCSICGERFAYLGSFQTHQNKHTKEQTDPGSSE, from the exons aTGTTGAGCATGAAAGCGCAGGTGGATGTGATCTGCTGTAAGTCAGTAGGAACTGATCTGTCCATGCTGGATATTGAGGATTTCATCACAGAAATCTGTCAGCTGAAGAAAGAGGTGGCGTCACTGGAGGCAAAGCTGAGAGAAAGAGGAGACAAACTGAACAGAGAG GTTTCAGCGCGTGTGACTGATGGGACAGAAGCTCAGGATTCAGTCTGGAGCGTCAGAGATCAGAGATCCAGGGACACACAGGACTCAGAGCTCAGCCTCACTTTACTCTGTTTTACTGACGCTCAGGATCATGAATCCACTGATCAAACCATTGACTGTAACGCTGGAGAACAGCAGATGCTGCAGACGCCGCTGAAGATGTGCTCCGTCAAACTGGTGGACTGCAGGAACCTGATAGAAGAAACCACTGCAGAGGAGCAACAACAGACTGATGAGGAAGATGATTATAATgggaatgatgatgatgatgatgaagatttcATTCCTCCAG ATGTCAATGGTGGTTTATGTTCTGATGGAGATGAAGAAAAAGCCTCGATCCTTAAAGAACAGCTTGAGGCCAAGAGTTTTTCCTGCACCACCTGTGGAAAAACATTGAGTTCACAGGGTCATTTAGCGAGACATGAGAGaaaacacacagaacagaaaGTCTTCACCTGTAAGAGATGCGACATCAGCTTTCCTGCCGCAGAAGAGAGGAGACTTCATTCAAAAGAGCACAGCATGAAGAAGGAGTTTCACTGCGAACAGTGCGGGAAGGTTTTTTTCACCACTTCTTTTAATATGAAAGCTCACATAAAGAGACACGACGAAAAGTCTTTCCACTGCAGCGAATGTGACAAGTATTTCAGCACCAAAGGAAATCTCACTGTTCATAAGCGAATCCACACGGGCGAAAAGCCGTACAAGTGTCCTCACTGCGAGAGAAGATTCATGTATGGATCTCATCTAAAGATACATGTGCGTTTGCACACCAATGAGAGGCCGTACCAGTGCAGTGAATGTGGGAAAGGCTTCAGGCAGTTATTTAGTCTAAAGTCACACCAAAAAATGCACTCAGGTGAGAAACCGTATCAGTGCAAATACTGCGACAGACGATTTGGTCACAAATCCTATCTGAACTGTCATGAGAGGACTCACACCGGAGAGAAACCGTATCTGTGCTCCTACTGCGGGAAGAGCTTTTCCAGTCCAGCTCATTTTGGATTTCATaagagaattcacactggagaaaaaccgtATCACTGCAGCGTCTGTGGGAAGAGTTTCAGGAAAGTTGATACTTTACAAAAGCACAAGCGGATTCATACTGGAGAAAGACCGTTCAAATGCTCACAGTGCGACAAGACGTTTGCTCGATCAGACGTCCTGAAGGTCCATCAGCGAGTTCACACGGGAGAGAAACCTTACTCCTGCTCCATCTGCGGCGAGAGATTCGCTTATTTAGGAAGTTTTCAGACCCACCAGAACAAACACACTAAAGAACAAACTGATCCAGGATCATCAGAGTGA